TTCTGGGCTGGCAGTGTGGCCTCGGCCGCTTGTCTTTACCTACAGAATGGGCCATGCAGTGGCCACTACTGCCTGCTTATAATCCTGACCCAGGGAAACCTTCAGAGATGCTAACATTCTTTCTTGTCCACCAGCTGCTTGCAGGGAGGGTGTATCACTTACCAGAAGAACCTATTACAGAGGCAAACAGCCACTTCCGGGTTTCACCAACACTCGCACAGTTGTTTGTCTTGACACCTCTACCTACAGCTGGAGCTGCTCCTTCCAGACTCACCTTTGGTTTTGGTGAATGGAGCATCACAGGGTTTTTCCTAGGGAGATACAGTCCCATCTATTCATTCCAGATAGGGAAGATACTAGATACTGAAGAAAGGATTCCACCCAGGTCCAGTTTGGCAAAACAGCTAAGTTTTATTGGGCTGCTGACAGGAAGGAGTATGGCGGGTTCTAAGGCAGCTGTATCACTGTTAAGTCCCCTGCACCTTGAGAGTGGCTATGCCACCAGCAGCACTGCCATCTGTGTGCGTTCAGCCGAGGTGCTTATGTAATCTTGTGACATGCCCTCCACCCCCTCGAAAAGAAAGGCAAGGGTCTTGCACAGGTGATCATGGCTGCTCTAATTCAAGCCGGCAGTTACCACAGATGGCCATCTAAGACATCTCTACCGCTGGTTCTAAAGGGTAAAGAAAAACTATTTACTCTTTAAAGAGAGGGTGGTGACACATCAATCCACAGGCAACTAACTGATAAgatgttttatttcacttttgagTTTTTACATCGTCCTGATTACTCTGTGTAAGGAGAAACTAGAATGTTTAAAAGACATACACGGATCTAGCACATCAGTaactgggggcggggagggggtctttttctttttgctatacTATTTTCACAACCACAggtgtgcttgctaggcaaagagCCACCACGGAAGCAAACATTAGGCAGAATACTggtaaggaaggaaaacagagcgAAGAGCTACCAGATACAGACAGGCTTGGTCCACACTCGTTGCTGCTTGTCAAGCGCCGAGTATTAACTGCACGTTTTCTGTTCAGCTAGAAAGAAGAaatttttttgtgggttttttgtttttgtttaaatcagTGCATGAATTCTTTCCATACTTCAGCAGATGGACAAACGGATGAACTCTACAGCTACGGGTACACGGAATGTCAGGTAGAGGGGTGATTCTGTGAGACTGAAGGCCTGGCTGCTCCTGGTTCTCTCTACTGTAGTGTCCATGCAACTTCCTGTGTTCTAGGCCTCTTGAGGCGTGTCTGAGGACGAAGCTGGATGAGTCCACTGGAGGGAGGGTCTGTCACAGGCACAGACAAAGCACTGTCAGGGCTGGGTGCAATGGGGGAAATCACAAATACTTAAAAGTCCTTTATTTTTTCCCGATTTGGGTCATACTATGAAGAACAACTGTGCTGAGACCTGGAGGGAGACAGGGTGTGGTGCTGGAAGGTCTTTCTCAACCCTTAAAGCACAGCTCTCACCATGTGCTCAATGCCCCGCCCTGTCCACACAGTACTGACTAATAAAGGCTTCCCAAGAAAACCACCCAAGGAAGCAGAAAGCTGtacatttaaagaggaaaaagtcaaaagTCAAAAGGACAGGGTGAGAAGAATGTTACGTGTCACAGCTCCCACCCCCGAGGCTAGGAATGCTCCTCAGGCAAGAGGCCGCATCCACAGAACATTGAGGAATCATCCAAAAAACTGGTATGGCCGTTTATACGATAcactactttctctctctttcccctctcctttagCCAGGGGGTAACAGCCCTGTTTTCACATGGAGCTAATCAGGAACACGTTGCTATAGTAAAAAGGTTTAGTCACACATGTGGTATGAACACGGGACCTTTTTGTGGTGTTACAGCCCAATTATCGGCCAAAGAAGTTCACTTTCaggttttgaatttcctcagaagaCACTGCAGATATTTGCGGTCATGAACTTTTGAGTGGTAACAGCCCAAAGTGATCAAGGGTTAACAGGCCCTCAACCACAGGCAGAATTACTgtgagttaccacactcaggatgccAAGGGTAAGCATCTTGCCCAAGTCCCAGCATCACAACAGAATCTCTAGAACTTTCTGTACAACTTTACAACAGAATTGTATTTCAGTGACCATTTTGATATCAGATTAAACTTTCCAAAAAGTTACACATAATTCAGGTCAATTTTTCCTACCAGGAAGAGCTCTGCTAAGTTATAAAGCCCCATAATCACAGTGTTCAGtttgtaaaaattaaacacacagtAATCCTTGTCAATGCTGATCAAATCAAGACTTCAAAATACCATGGCATTTAAGGGACCAGTCTGAGTTTTAGATACAAATACCAGCTGTTCATCCCAGGGACCGTTTCTGCAAGGCTTAGGCTGTGAAAGATCAAAAGTCcacattggattttttttgtttttgtttatcgcACAAAGGGACATAATGTGGAGGATACACAGTGACACCAAACAGATCACAGAGCTCAACAGACAttagttctctccctctccagcatCTCCTTCATCCCCCTGGTTTTCTGACGTCCACAgctgcaaaaggaaaagaaagaaaaagctgtaATAAAATCAAGGTCATTAAAAGCTTTCTTCAAGAGGTGGCCTAGTATATTTTACCTCATTTAACTACCATTTTGCaaaaaactaaaatgtttttcctgtatgggtgttgtgcctgcatgtttgtctgtgtgccttTTGCATGCCTACTGTCCTAGGACGCCATAGGAGGGCACTacatcccctagaactgaagttacagatggctgtggacTGCACTGGGAAGGTGTGGTTCCTTTGGAAgaacaggctgagaaccactgagccatggttCCAGGCCCCACATTCAACAACTCGAAATTCCCTCTGATCACAGACAATGACCGAAAAGGCATAACGTTCAGCAGTAAGATGTAGGTAACTTGAGAATGTAAAACTGTACTTGACAGAGTACAGAGCCACCTTAAATCTTGGCTAACAGTGGACTAAGGAGAACTCTGCTCTCCGGAGGTACTTACGGTGAGATTGTCCCTTAGCAGCTGCATGATCAGGGTGCTGTCTTTGTAAGACTCTTCATTCAGGGTGTCCAACTCAGCAATGGCTTCATCAAACGCCTACAACAAAGGGTGTTAGCAAAGATCTGGGCGCTCTCTGTGTTAGCGCTACCTGTCCGCATTCAACTGTCTGCCACCTGTTCAAATGTACAATGCCGCCCCcccatatattctctctctctctctctctctctctctctctctctctctctctctctctctcacacacacacacacacacacacacacacacacacacactaccagtCAGCAATGATATACCCCAAAAAGTTATGTTAACTGTAGCACATTTAATCTAAAAATTCATTCAAGTTTTTAATTATCAAAGCGGcttctattttttgtttaaaCTAAAAAGGTCTGGACACAAAGGTCAAAGGGGAGAACAGGAAAGCTCACTTCACTAAGCTTGATTTGTCTTAGGGGCTCATGTTGTAGAATCCACTTCAGGCACTTTTTTCAAATTAAAGTTTCAAGTAACAGTGTGCACCAGAAAGCAAGCTtctcacagaacacaggaagtgATAATACAGCACAAAGTGGGACTCCTTCTTTCATGGGGTCCTATCTTGGAACAAAGGTGACAATGTCCAAAGCCTGAAGAGAGCCCCTACTTTTTACCTGGAAGGTTCTACCAATGACCCCAACAGTACCCAGACAAAGCAAAAGTCAGCATATATTCAGAGCGAAGTGCCAAATAAGAGGTGTGCACGGATTTCCTAAAACCCCACTCCCTAGAAAATGCGTCCAAGTCTAGACGGTGAGGACGCTCACAAACAGAAGGAAGTTCTTGGAATTAGCAACGCGTCTTTGCTCACCGTTTTGGCCAGGCTACAGGCCTTTTCAGGAGAGTTTAGAATCTCATAGTAAAAGACTGAGAAATTCAGTGCCAGGCCAAGGCGAATCGGGTGTGTAGGCTGCATTTCTTTCTTGCTGATTTCAAATGCTTCTTGGTACGCCTGCTGGGAGTTTGACACAGTGGCTGGAAGGAAGATGAAAATGTTAAGTGTCTCGCACATGGGATCCATATTCAAGACACTTTAGTAAAAGAAGCTAAAGCAAGCAACCCGTCAAAACAAAGGTCCACGTCTTCACCATCCAACCTAAATCTGCTAAATGTTTATGCTAATTACTGTATTAAAGGCTTTGGAAGAAAACAGTTATAATGAAGTCTATTAAAGCAGCCAAGAATACAGACACAGCCCTTCATAAGAATGAATGTGGATAAtctagtggggaaaaaaaaaaaaaaagatgggattTAAGATAGGcataaacaaattcaaattcTCAACTCACTTGTATGTGGCCTGGAGCAAGTAAAAACATCTAAATTCGAACTCtggtttcttttattggaaaacaTGGGAGACTCTCACCTAAATTCAAAGAGCTAAGAGGATAACACAGCCCTAATTACTTAGCACACAGTGaacactgaataaaataaaacagctatAATCACTTCACAGTAGGCCATGGGCGGAAAGGAAGGCACTCCCCTATGGTGGTCTCACACGGGTCTCCCTTATCTGTGGATGCCTGACACCAGACAGTACTGAAACCCATCAGACATACTCAGATAAATTACACAGGAAATCACCAGGACAGTTTTAACAATACACTGTAATGTAGTCTGCAGTTCAGAAACCAGCAAGTCACTTGAACACAAGGAGTACCACACTTGCATAGTCAATCAAGTAACCAATATGGCAACCAGGTGCTGGCCAGGTGACTAGTGCATGCAGTGTTACTTGGGGTAAAATTTAGACTCACTCATCTTTGGAATCTTCCATTTAGATTTCAGACTACAGATACAGTAAGTACAAACTGGGTGAAGCAAAATCATAGCCAAggagaattattatttttcttttttcttttcttttttttttttttcggagctggggactgaacctagggccttgtgcttgctaggcaagcgctctaccactgagctaaatccccaaccccgagaattattatttttttagttgtACTTGTCAAAAGAGAACTATCAATTCCCAGATAAGAGTTTGCCAAACACATTACATATCAAACTTCTAACACCCTTCATGTCTATCCATTAGATAAAGAGATTTATTAACCCCATGGCCCCACATATGACAATGCTGTGGTCTCTGAAATTCTTACTGTGAACTTGAGTGTCTATAGTAAACAAAAACCAGATTTCATTATGAAATACTATCTCTCCCACTGGCTGTATTTTTCAAACGTTACTTACTTTGTTTATTATCTCCAGATGCAACTTCAGAAAGATACCTAAAATagtctcctttcatttttaagtaGAACACTTTGCTTTCTGCATGGGTAGCATTGAGAATGAGATATTTGTCCAACAGCTCCTAAAAAGTGATTCACAAGAAGAATTTTGAATTGCTTGTGAGatgttaaaattacatttgagaTTTAAGATATGtacactcctcttcctcctcatttttctgaagactaaaaccaaaaaaccccaaacaacaacctCCCCCAAACCTaaccaaacccaaccaaccaaccaaccaacccccgccccccctcccgccccccaacCTATTTTCATTCAAGCTGCTAAATCCCATTTGGCCAAGTCCTAAGAGCAGGTGCCTGTAGTACAGGTCACTCCCACCATCAAAGGGCTCCTTACACTGTAGCCACTATAGTGGGATGTGATGTCAAAAAGGTGGCACAGAACTACACTGGTACCCCAAAGCAAATGGAAAAGACTACCGACAAAAGAACCTCCCTTTAACATTAAAGTAAGTATGgggacatacacacaaaaacctgGAGGAAAGCCTTTGTGGATTAATATTaacaatgcttttctttcttaacatTTATTAACAATGCTTAGAAGTTGACTTTTACTTTGTAACTCTTCTGCccatctcttaaaaacaaaacaaccccccactGACACTTGTATTGCTTCTGTAGTTGTGAGTGTGTGGGCCTTTCCACTCTGGGAAGAAAAGAGCAGCAGCAGAACAAACAGCCAGAAACTAAGTTTAAACTTCATCTGCCCTGAGAAGAGAACCTTCTATGCTTACTGTCTGTTTCCACATGACCCTGGAGAGACTGCCTTCGGACCCCAATCCTCAGATTCCTTGGCTGTACAATGGGGAAGGGGACCAGCATGACCACCATCTAAGGCAGTTGTAAGCGAGGTAACTTATATCTAGTGCTTAACACGTTGCTTGATATGCAGCAAGCATTCAGTCTAGAACTATTATTAATAACAAATTCCTTTAAACATTTATGCTTACAACAAAAGTAGTTCTGAAGGAGTCCAAGCTTCGTGTACAGAGCATTATTTTCCAAGAGTTGTTTTAGAATGTGGCGTCCTGAAAAACTGGTTAAGAGGCAGTAAGCACCGTGCTCTTCTTCACATTCTTTCAGATGCTCTTAAAAGCTGGCCTACATGTCCGGAACTATGGAACTCTCTTGCCTTTGGAGTGCAAGCCATACTTCATCTGAATAcagatgcacctaacactcagGAATTAGTGCACCACTGACCAACTCCcagcaacctggaggcagcaTGTTGAGCCACGAGACTTATCTTACACCACGAAGCTGATAAAGAGGCTCAAGGCAAAGCCAAGCTATCAAGGCCTTCATTAATCATCCTCAGAGTGTGCGAGGCAGCAGTTGTTTCTACTGTGCAGACAGAGAGCGATGTAACTCCTGTGGGTTGGGGAGGAGCATGGCCTGAGAGCTGACAAATTTTATACAAGGGCAAGGGAAGTACTTTAGAGAGACAGACGGTACTGCAGGAGGGAAAGAACTCCCTTTCCTTTAAAGCAGCCTCACAGTTAGGTATGCTAGGGTAGGTACCCCTCCCACCCAACCCCAAATGTAGTTAGAAGATCTACCACCTAATACTGCAGTGTACATAACCACACAGGAGCAGCCCATTCCACCTCTAATTTGGCTTTTAAAAGGTACACTGCCTAAGCTTCGACATCAGATCTCTACGCTTTGTGAGGACAGAAGGCGGCCTTTAAATCTCTTCCTTTCCAGAGACAGTCACTGCTGACATCACAGAACTGTCCGCTAGTGGCTGCACCTTTCTAACTGTCCTCTTCATTTGGCTTcaatttctaaaggaaaatggaggattGTTAATAAAACGTTCCTGTTTGCTGCAGGTCTTTTTGAGGGAAGGAAAACACCCTAGAAAAGATGAACTGATCAAGAAAGGGTGACAAAACCCAAATCACATGCTTTAGAACAAGTTACAGGTGGCTCTTAGAGTGAGCACTTCCACTCTCTCCTAAGCTGTCTGAAAGCTCGCATCTGGACGGCTTGCCCGTCATGCCTAGAGACGATGTGCAAAGCAGAAGCGCTGCCTCACCAGAACGTCATTGCAGATGTCCTGCAGCTCGGCCTCTATCTTCTCACGGTACTCCTTGCCCATCTGCTGcttcttctcattcctctctgttttctgttcGATGCTGGAGATGACTCGCCAGGAAGAACGGCGGGCACCTACCACATTCTTGTAGGCAACAGAGAGTAGATTCCTCTCTTCATTGGAGAGTTCATGTCCCTGTTCTGTTACAGCCTTCATAGCTGCGGCCATATCATCATAGCGCTCAGCTTGCTCAGCAAGTTTGGCTTTCTGTACCAGCTCACTTTTGTCCATGGTCATTTTCTAGAACAGCAAGAAAACGGAGAAAGCAAAGGTCAGGCTCCCAACATTCTTAGAAGCATAGCCCCAAATGCAATCAAGAATGTGAATCATGTTCTGACTATCTACAGAGCCAAGACTGAGCCAAGGCCTTAAATCATTTTGGTCAATTGTCATTAACAATCCTACACGGTAGGCATATCCCAGtattccttcccccttctcagaaAGCATGAAGATTAGAAGAACGAAAATGATGAACCCAGAAGAGCCCAGCAGGTAGATCACAGTGGAGAGTCAAGGCAGCTGAGGTGACTTTTCCACAGCGTATTAAGTTGTGTGTTTTCAATTGTTAGATCTGGTGATGGCGGATTTTGGAAGTGTCATTTCTACAGCTCATCGCCAGTTTCCTATTTGTATCGAGTCTCAATGGCTCAGGCAACTGCAAAGCTGGATCTCACTGCTGGTTAGCTCTAAGAGAGAGCTAATGGCCAATAACTGTGGCAGGAAGTACAAGGGGTGGACCTTCCGGGCAGAGAGAGTGCCACAGGGTAGACAGGCTGAGGAAGGAGTTGAAGGTGACAGGGAAAGGACACTGATGGAATAGAGCAAGCGGGGAGGGAATCTGCCAGCCACCTGGCTGGGACAGGCCTAGAAGTTAGATGAGGTTAAGTTAGATGGGTTAGTGGAAAGACTGCCTCAGGAAAAGGCCTACGGCTTTAAACATTATATACAAGTTTTCGCGCCTTACTGTTTAATACAAGGCCTTTAAACTTGCCAGTTTCTTCTAGAGCTTCTCTGTTCCACTACCCTATCCCTCCCCATCCCAATACACAGAAACTGCTCTTTAAAATActtgattttaaacatttatgtgtGCACGCCCATGGGAGAGTGCATGTATGGGGAAGAAGGACAGCTATGGGATTCCCTGCcacacatgggttccaggaattgaacttgggtcatcaagTTTGGCTCCAATCTCCCTtttctgctaagccatcttgacAGCCATCCAATAACTTGTTTTTTGAAGTTTATGCTGCCTGCTATTCCAAAGGAAAACCTACAGGGCAGTtcataactctggttccaggaggTCTGACTACTTTTACCCCACTCCTGGCCTCTGAGTGAAACaagtaggcatgcatgtggtacacagatatacatgtggaCACAATAACAATACATATacaatgatttctttcttttttaatgtaactTTAGCACAACACCCTACCAATGCAGAAGACCCTTCTCACTGCCTAGTTCATAGCATCCCACAGCAGCTAATGAGTCAAACAGCAAGTACTTCGGCCAGATGGAATGTCAGCAGAAACAACAGTTCTCCAAGCCAAAAAATGGTGAAAACCTGGGTATAGGTTCCCAGGTCCTCTCTACTTATAGCAGTCACCTAAAAGTCTGTGCATTTTACATGTGCAAGCCCTCAAATGGTGACCTACTAGCCCAAGTTCCTGAGTGACAATGCTACACTAAACAGGCAGCACCAAAAAAGAAacttcagaggctggagaggtggctaagCAGACAAGGTGGCTGCTCTTTCAAGGACTTGGTTCAATTCCCTTCATGCTCgtagtggcttacaaccacctatgACTCTAGCTCCAATGATACAACGCCCTCCTAGGCTTCTGTGAgcaacaagcacacacatacacacaggcatgtgtacacacacacatacatacatacacacacacacacacacacacacacacacacctatatacataaaaaaagaaataaatccatcccagcacttgggaggcagaggcaagtggatctctgtgagttccaaggccagcttggtctacagagtgagttccaggtcagccagggttacattgagaaaccctgtcttgaaaaaccaaataaacaaacaaatccaaaataACTATTTCAAGACTCTTTGGACCTGTCACAGAGTTCTTGAAGATTAAAAACCATCATGTTATCATAGACATGAAtgtatgtctttaaaaagaaaactggtatttttctaaaactttcaattacttaaacacacacacacatacacagagagagagagacgagaaaACACTAACTAAAGGCCCTGATACCTACTACTTACATAACTCAAGACTTATATAACATGGATTTTGGAGCAGCTAGGCCAGTTTCAACAGGAAACGGGTTACACAACATCTAGTAGTTGGGAGGAAGGCACAGACAAGGAAAAACGAaagagttcctctttcttcacctACATAACTAACACCCACCCTGCGCTTCAGGTCATCATCTTGAGCTACCTCCCCCCTCTACTACGAGAGCCATCCTCTGATCTGCAGTAAAGACAGCGCTGATTACAAGTTCCCAGTGCCTTCCCAGACTGGAAAGACACGACAGACTGCAAACCTTCTTCTCACACGCGCTGCTGTTGTATACAAGCCCACGTCTGTCTCGACTCAAGGCAATGGCTCTTCCACACACCGACCCCTACAGCGACTGCAATGGTCACTAGCCGCATGTGGCTAGTCACTAGAAATTGTGACTACTGCCACCTTTTGAAACCACAATATTTTGGATGTTTAAaaaatgttggggctggagagatggctcagtggttaagagcaccaactgctcttccagaggtcctgagtttaattcccagcaaccatgtggtggctcacaactgtctgtaatgggatccagtgccctcttctggtgtgtctgaggacagctacaatgtacttataaatttataaataaatctttaaaaaatgttcatttagCTTGTCTTTggttatgtttttttcttaaagttggggtttgaactcagggcctcgtgTATTACACGTATACATGCCTATGCAAACTATCCATCTGCCTAGGATGTGCAACCCAGGACTCTGAATCAATCTACACAAACCCGCTTCAGTCTTCTTTACGTCGGTCTACGGTAGTGGGCAAAGTTACACCACTTAGTTTTCCACACTATTCTCAAAGGAAGGACTCAGACATAATGCCGCAAACTGCTCAAACAAGCATCTGTTAAGATTCTGAATGCGCATGACTgggagaacaaagaagaaaggcaaCACCACCACGATCAAAGCACGATCTGCCACTACACAGAAAAGGATCCCATAAACTCAAGACTTTGAGTTTACAAATGCAGACAACAGCATCTCTCTCAGCAGAGTGGCTGTGACCACCAGGAACAGGGCATTAAAGAACAGCAGTTATAAAACTCAATCAATTAAATCAATCTGGtattcatctacccatccatctgtgGGACAGTGGACCAGACAGAAAACTGGTTAAGGTTGAGCAGATTCGGGAACCCCagcaattctcataattgagGACAGTAGGCATTTAAATCTAGTcctgaccaggttcctgtcctggaatcTGTGACCATGACACCCTAGCGAGAGGACTGTGACAATCACCTAGGGACAACACCTAAAGTCCTTCCATATGCAGATGAGACCAAGTCAATAAAAACATCTGCCTCCagatcccaccccaaccccaaatgtCTATAAGGTCCATCCACATGGAATAAACTGCCTGTTTTATTGAGCTGTAACACTCTTATGCAGTTTTCTCTCCCCAAGCTTTTGTCGCTGGACCTTGACCCAGCCCAAATAGCCCAGTGTGTGTGCTTGACCACAGCCGCTTCCTGTTCAGTCCTGTTTAGCTCTTAGCTGCTAGCTGTGTCTCTCTGCTTGCCACTAACTCCAGCGCAGCAGTGCCCACAGAAGAGGCCCAGCAGCCTGCCTTCCTCCAGCTTCCCCTCAGAGAGCTTAACACCACTTTGGTTGTTCTGGCCACTCGAGATCTTTCACTCCTACTGGCTGGGCAAAGGCTTCCCCATGGACTGTGCCCCAGgatgcatccatccatctttctctcataatttatttctctattcacattacatcccaagtgcagcccctccctccctcttgcaaATTCCCATCCCCaataaaatctttcttaaaaatacaTACCAAACAAATTTGATGACTAACCCAACCCCCCACCAAGTGCCTATATATTATTTTAACCCAAAGTGTGagctttttttaaatatataacttcATAAAATGATAGTTCACAGAAAGAGCACCTGTTTTATATGTGCAAGGTCTTGTGCTCACTCTCCAGTatcaaaacaatgaagaaaaaaccaggaaggaaaatTGAGTCTAGACTGATCTTTGCAAAGGAAGTAGTTATGTTAAGATGAGACAAATTTTCTCATTGAGTTCAAAATAACATACATGTTAATTGTTGTCAATCAGATTTTTCTGGAGTTTTGTAGGCAATTTAACAGAATGGCATGCATTTCTTGAGACTTAGAATGAGAGTCCTACCAAGAAATTTTTGGTCAAACAGTCTTTATTTGCTTTCTGTCAGGGCAGATGAACTCCTTAGAGGCCATAGTCTAACCTAACAATGCAGGAGAAAGGTACAAGAGTTCTCGTGCACACCCAGATTAATGATGGGTGTCAATCTGCCTGTTCTAAGCCACTGGAAGCAGCAAGTCACAGAACTGAGGGACATTTGCTAATAAATGCTTAGTGAAGTAGGCAAACAATTCAAACAGCTAACAGTAGAGAGCTGGTTAGTAAAAAAATGAGTCAAGACAGTAAAAACTACAGGACTCCAAAAAGCGACTGCACAGGAAAGACACAATTGAGATGTACAGGGCTATGCACACAGGGATACACAGTTCCTAAAATGTTCCTGAGGAGCCCACAAACATGACTAGACATCAGTAAAAAAAGGGTAAGGGTAGTAATCTAATCTCAGCGTTATCTCCAGGTACTCGTGTTTTTATaatccttatttttaaagttgacTTTTCTATttgggagacaaggtctcaatcATGTAGTCCGggatggtctggaactcatgatgtgtctcagcttcctaagtgctcACATTACAGATGTATGCAAACAAACCTGACAATCCACTATTTCTAAAATCATATTACCCCATGTTTGGATCACAACACACAGCAGAGCAGACAAGGCCCAGGGTCTGGAACTTAAACCCTGGTGTGCATCCCAGTGCTGAGGGGGTAACTTTCTGCATATCCAGTTAAGAATGAGCCTGTGATGAGCACCAGAGGACAGACCGACGGAAAGGTAGACGGCCTGGagacttgctgctctttcagaggaccaggcttGGTTACCCATCTCcggtagctcacagctgcctcgagctccagttccaggggattagaCACAGTCTTCTCAATTCCACACGCAAGCTCCCGACTCTTTAAGTTTCTCTGAGCAAGAAGGCATATTGGCGAGTCCACCAGAGATTTGGCATACCATgtaagtgctttaccactgggcTACACTTGCGGCCCTTgctggtcttttgagacaggctctcaacATGTAACCCCAGAGTAGCCTGTTCACCTCCCCACTGCTAGGATCAcaagaacatttcaaaatacaGTCCTAAACCCAACTACAAAGGCAATGTGAGTCAGCCTCATCTTCTAATGCTTTGTCTAGGGACACTGTCTAGTTAGAGGTCAGTCAAAGTTTGGAGAATTCATTTCAAAGTGGCCAAGCAAACAGAAGATCACTACCACTCATCTATACAAATTAAGAAAAGTTGAAAATGGTAACTTTATATCATAGTCCTCTGAAGCAGCCATAGACCAGTCCACGGCTACTCTTTGCTGGTGACATAGTGTCTGGGAGCTCTAAGGGGCCCCGGTTAGTTGATACTgatgttc
The DNA window shown above is from Rattus rattus isolate New Zealand chromosome 5, Rrattus_CSIRO_v1, whole genome shotgun sequence and carries:
- the Ywhab gene encoding 14-3-3 protein beta/alpha isoform X2, with amino-acid sequence MTMDKSELVQKAKLAEQAERYDDMAAAMKAVTEQGHELSNEERNLLSVAYKNVELLDKYLILNATHAESKVFYLKMKGDYFRYLSEVASGDNKQTTVSNSQQAYQEAFEISKKEMQPTHPIRLGLALNFSVFYYEILNSPEKACSLAKTAFDEAIAELDTLNEESYKDSTLIMQLLRDNLTLWTSENQGDEGDAGEGEN
- the Ywhab gene encoding 14-3-3 protein beta/alpha isoform X1 — its product is MTMDKSELVQKAKLAEQAERYDDMAAAMKAVTEQGHELSNEERNLLSVAYKNVVGARRSSWRVISSIEQKTERNEKKQQMGKEYREKIEAELQDICNDVLELLDKYLILNATHAESKVFYLKMKGDYFRYLSEVASGDNKQTTVSNSQQAYQEAFEISKKEMQPTHPIRLGLALNFSVFYYEILNSPEKACSLAKTAFDEAIAELDTLNEESYKDSTLIMQLLRDNLTLWTSENQGDEGDAGEGEN